GCTGCCCGACTTCCGCGCGCGGGGCCTGGGCGCGCAGGCCGCGCGCGCGCTGTTCGCCGCCCATCCGGGCGCCTGGCGCATCGGCATCATGGCAAACAACGCCGGCGCGCTGCGCTTCTGGCGCACGGTCGCGCCGCAGGCGGCCGTGCAGCCGCCGCGCGAAGCAGATGGCGAAGACGGATTCTGGATGCTGTCCTTGCCCGGCGCGCCTCCGACCCGCGCGTCCGACCAGACCGCGCCGCCCCAGGATGCGCAGCAAGTCCGCGTGGCGACGCCGGCGGACACGCCAGCCATCCTCGCGGTCGACGCCCTGGCCCTGGCGGATCCCGCGCGCGCCAGGCAGATCACGCGGGCCATCGAACAGGGACAATGCCGGGTCGCGGTCGACGCCGGCCGCATCGTGGGCTATGTGATGCAGGACCACGGCTTTTTCGGACACGGCTTTGTATCGCTCATCGTCGTCGCCGCCGCTTGCCGGCGCCAGGGCGTGGCGCTGCGCCTGCTGCAAGCGGCCGTGACCGCTTGCGATACAGCCAAGCTTTTCACGTCGACCAACCAGTCCAATGTCGCCGCCCGGCGCCTGATGGCCAAGGCCGGTTTCGTGCCCAGCGGCATGATCGAAAACCTGGACGAAGGCGACCCGGAACTCGTCTACGTCAAGTTCGTCCGCTGAACGCCAGGCTCGGCGGCAGATTCACAACCACAACAATCCTTCACACAACTTCATACCATGCGCTCCCGCGCTTGCTAAGCTTCTCCTGCCACCGTTCCTGGCATCCCCCGCCCGTAACCGGTGGCACTGCGCCCCAGGCAACATGCGGTTGTCTGGGGCGTTTTCTTTGCCATGGCCCCGCC
The Achromobacter sp. AONIH1 DNA segment above includes these coding regions:
- a CDS encoding GNAT family N-acetyltransferase; this encodes MTITLERVPAGGPAREELTALLPGYLRGLGVDAHYPYLPLYWTEAGRFPYLIREQGRTAGFALVRQLPDSGAFEMAEFCVLPDFRARGLGAQAARALFAAHPGAWRIGIMANNAGALRFWRTVAPQAAVQPPREADGEDGFWMLSLPGAPPTRASDQTAPPQDAQQVRVATPADTPAILAVDALALADPARARQITRAIEQGQCRVAVDAGRIVGYVMQDHGFFGHGFVSLIVVAAACRRQGVALRLLQAAVTACDTAKLFTSTNQSNVAARRLMAKAGFVPSGMIENLDEGDPELVYVKFVR